One part of the Caldisericia bacterium genome encodes these proteins:
- a CDS encoding site-2 protease family protein produces MLKNLIEIIFLLPSIIIAIIFHEVAHGYIAYRLGDETPKEYGRLTLDPTKHIDLFGTILLPVLLLISSNFKIAFGWAKPVPINFYRFRKIRRDLILVSISGPLINFILAILFGLIFKFLVLPFPRIASSYISIFVQYSVLINLILAIFNLIPIPPLDGSRILYSIIFKYPQDALRNKNLEIYGSLILIVLLFFGVINRILSPIISKLSQFLLW; encoded by the coding sequence ATGTTAAAAAATTTAATTGAGATAATTTTCTTATTACCAAGTATAATAATAGCAATAATTTTTCATGAAGTAGCACATGGATATATAGCTTATAGACTTGGAGATGAAACACCTAAAGAGTATGGAAGGTTAACTCTTGATCCCACAAAACATATTGATTTATTTGGAACTATTCTTCTCCCTGTTTTACTTTTGATAAGTTCTAACTTTAAAATTGCATTTGGTTGGGCAAAACCTGTTCCTATAAATTTTTACAGATTTAGAAAAATAAGAAGAGATCTTATTCTTGTTTCAATCTCTGGTCCACTTATTAATTTTATCTTAGCAATATTGTTCGGACTCATTTTTAAATTTTTAGTTTTACCATTTCCAAGAATTGCATCTTCCTATATTTCAATTTTTGTACAATATAGTGTTTTAATAAATTTAATTCTTGCTATATTTAATCTAATACCAATTCCACCTCTTGATGGTTCAAGAATACTTTATAGTATAATTTTTAAGTATCCACAAGATGCATTAAGAAATAAAAATTTAGAGATTTATGGCTCTTTAATTTTAATAGTTTTGCTATTTTTTGGAGTTATTAATAGAATATTATCACCTATTATATCTAAACTATCTCAATTTTTATTATGGTAA
- the hflX gene encoding GTPase HflX: MVNTLNYIKENRAILVGFIKNEHNEFLPEETLNELELLTETLGLKVTYKVLKRLREINPKYFMGKGMLEEITLIARKENASYLIFDETLSYSQIKNISDYTNLFVLDRPHLIIEIFEKRAKSNEAKIQVELARLKMELPAIIGIGRSLDQQMGIVGIRAGRGEKLVELKRRAIERRINTLNKELKKIEKRREIRRKLREKSDIPIVSIVGYTNSGKSTLFNALTNEETYTENMLFATLDTLIRKMYLNKYEKELLVVDTVGFIQKLPPLLISSFKSTLEEINYSDLIIHLIDASHPSYKKHMISVKEILDEILYKEIKIINVYNKIDLLKEYQIERIRKEDESGILISALKKINIDELKDRIGFEIFEKSNILNF; this comes from the coding sequence ATGGTAAATACATTAAATTATATAAAAGAGAATAGAGCTATTTTAGTTGGATTTATTAAAAATGAACATAATGAGTTTCTTCCAGAAGAAACATTAAATGAATTAGAACTTTTAACAGAAACATTAGGTCTTAAAGTTACATATAAGGTTTTAAAAAGATTAAGAGAAATAAATCCAAAATATTTCATGGGAAAAGGAATGTTAGAAGAAATTACTCTAATAGCAAGAAAGGAAAATGCAAGTTATTTAATATTTGATGAAACATTATCATATTCACAAATTAAAAATATTTCTGATTATACAAACCTTTTTGTTCTTGATAGACCTCATCTTATAATTGAAATATTTGAGAAAAGGGCAAAATCCAATGAAGCAAAAATTCAAGTTGAACTTGCTAGATTAAAGATGGAACTTCCAGCTATTATAGGAATTGGCAGAAGCTTAGATCAACAAATGGGAATTGTTGGAATAAGAGCAGGAAGAGGAGAAAAGTTAGTTGAACTTAAAAGAAGAGCAATAGAAAGAAGAATTAACACTTTAAACAAAGAACTTAAAAAAATAGAAAAAAGAAGAGAAATAAGAAGAAAATTAAGAGAAAAATCAGACATACCAATAGTTTCAATAGTTGGTTATACTAATTCTGGAAAGTCAACTCTCTTTAATGCACTAACAAATGAAGAAACCTATACAGAGAATATGCTTTTTGCGACACTTGATACTCTTATTAGAAAAATGTACTTAAATAAATATGAAAAAGAATTACTTGTTGTTGATACAGTTGGTTTTATTCAAAAATTACCACCACTTCTTATTTCATCTTTTAAATCAACTCTCGAAGAGATAAATTATTCTGACCTAATAATTCATCTTATTGATGCTTCACATCCTTCATATAAGAAACACATGATTTCAGTTAAAGAAATTTTAGATGAAATACTTTATAAAGAAATAAAAATAATTAATGTTTATAATAAAATAGATTTGTTAAAAGAATATCAAATAGAAAGAATAAGAAAAGAAGATGAAAGTGGAATTTTAATTTCTGCTTTAAAAAAGATAAATATCGATGAACTCAAAGATAGAATAGGATTTGAAATTTTTGAAAAATCAAATATTTTAAACTTTTAA
- a CDS encoding tyrosine recombinase XerC, whose protein sequence is MKEKISDFLIYMEKLKNSSKHTLRAYKRDLLDYYEYVKKNELDYKNISRNSLRGFLIELREKGLDKRSISRKISSIRSFYKFLLKDGVIDKNPIISLELPKIDKKLPTFLTEEEVVKLINYPNDKTLIGFRDKLILIFLYSTGMRVSEIVSLKVSQLNLEKGEVIITGKGKKDRVIFLTEELKDMIKVYLNKRKKNSNVLFINRNGKPLTDKGIRLLVEKYAKKVIPYKKVTPHTLRHTFATHLLTNGADLRVVQELLGHTKLSTTQIYTHLTKENLKKIYDNFHPHSKEKN, encoded by the coding sequence TTGAAAGAAAAAATATCTGATTTTCTCATTTATATGGAAAAACTAAAAAATTCATCGAAACACACATTAAGGGCATATAAAAGAGATTTACTTGATTATTATGAATATGTTAAAAAGAACGAATTAGATTATAAAAACATCTCTAGAAATTCATTAAGAGGTTTTTTAATAGAATTAAGAGAAAAAGGATTAGATAAAAGATCAATCTCAAGAAAGATATCATCAATAAGAAGTTTTTATAAATTCCTTTTAAAAGACGGAGTTATAGACAAAAATCCAATAATTTCGCTTGAACTTCCAAAAATAGATAAAAAACTCCCAACATTTTTAACAGAAGAAGAGGTTGTTAAATTGATAAATTATCCGAATGATAAAACATTAATAGGTTTTAGAGATAAATTAATTTTAATTTTTTTATACTCTACAGGTATGAGAGTTTCTGAAATTGTTAGTTTAAAAGTTTCACAACTCAATTTAGAAAAAGGTGAAGTTATTATTACTGGAAAAGGTAAAAAAGATAGAGTTATATTTTTAACTGAAGAATTGAAGGATATGATTAAAGTATATCTTAATAAAAGAAAGAAAAATTCAAATGTATTATTTATTAATAGAAATGGCAAACCACTGACAGATAAAGGAATAAGACTACTTGTTGAAAAATATGCAAAGAAGGTTATACCATATAAAAAGGTTACTCCACATACATTAAGACATACCTTTGCAACTCATTTATTAACAAATGGAGCTGATTTAAGAGTTGTACAGGAACTTCTTGGACATACTAAACTCTCAACAACCCAAATATATACTCATCTAACAAAAGAAAATTTAAAAAAAATATACGATAATTTTCATCCTCATTCAAAAGAGAAAAATTAA
- a CDS encoding TIGR01906 family membrane protein, with product MRKIILIILIPITLLLLFTLSIAFSKNYYMLEFQRIKPEATLNIDPKYIRYAAQVIPEYLMGKRNNLDIPGFKNFFNEKELLHMEDVKNIFKYTIISSIVFSFLIILLIKKEDLPYIFIYSLIPIIIFILIVFIFSFDQSFTIFHKIFFKNDLWLLDPEKDRLIVLLPIEFFIRSFTRIIYLTIITLLTLFFFFYFLEVNFERKNI from the coding sequence GTGAGAAAAATAATTTTAATAATATTAATTCCAATAACTTTATTACTTCTTTTTACTTTATCAATTGCTTTCTCAAAAAACTATTATATGCTTGAATTTCAAAGAATTAAACCAGAAGCTACTTTAAATATTGATCCTAAATATATAAGATATGCTGCACAAGTGATACCAGAATATTTAATGGGAAAGAGAAATAATCTTGATATACCAGGTTTTAAAAATTTTTTCAACGAGAAGGAGTTACTTCATATGGAAGATGTTAAAAATATATTTAAATATACTATCATTTCATCTATTGTTTTTTCATTTTTAATTATATTATTAATTAAAAAAGAAGATTTACCATATATTTTTATTTATTCATTAATCCCAATTATTATATTTATTTTAATTGTTTTTATATTTTCATTTGATCAATCATTCACAATTTTTCACAAAATATTTTTTAAAAATGACTTATGGTTATTAGATCCTGAAAAAGATAGACTAATTGTTTTGTTACCTATTGAATTTTTTATCAGATCATTTACTAGAATTATTTATCTAACTATAATAACTTTATTAACTCTCTTTTTCTTCTTTTATTTTTTGGAGGTTAATTTTGAAAGAAAAAATATCTGA
- a CDS encoding DUF2905 domain-containing protein codes for MIKEFSRILIIFGIIILLIGILSYFSDKLPLFKLPGDIVIRKKNLTIYIPIVSMILLSLILTIILNLIFRK; via the coding sequence ATGATAAAGGAATTTTCAAGAATTTTGATAATTTTTGGAATAATTATTCTTTTAATAGGTATTCTTTCTTATTTTAGCGATAAATTACCTTTATTTAAACTACCAGGTGATATAGTTATAAGAAAAAAGAATTTAACAATTTATATACCAATAGTTTCAATGATATTACTATCTTTAATATTAACAATAATTTTAAATTTAATTTTTAGAAAGTGA